The following proteins come from a genomic window of Macadamia integrifolia cultivar HAES 741 chromosome 14, SCU_Mint_v3, whole genome shotgun sequence:
- the LOC122060657 gene encoding uncharacterized protein LOC122060657, whose product MDKKQWREAVSLSSFIAWIIWKARNDTIFGRKKWDPGEVISVASQAFHEFCSVIDCPQNNISQAAYHNIEKTKWAPPTTPSIKVNCDASWSPDYSKCGLGIVIRDSSTLVLLAVSEVSSFGSILEGEALAMRSILLEAIFLGVEALQVESNSKEVINYI is encoded by the coding sequence ATGGATAAGAAGCAATGGAGGGAAGCAGTGAGTCTTAGTTCTTTCATTGCTTGGATAATCTGGAAAGCTAGAAATGATACTATCTTTGGCAGGAAAAAATGGGATCCAGGTGAGGTCATATCAGTGGCGTCTCAAGCTTTTCATGAATTTTGTTCTGTTATAGATTGCCCTCAAAACAACATTTCACAGGCTGCTTATCACAACATAGAGAAGACCAAATGGGCTCCTCCTACGACTCCTTCCATAAAGGTAAATTGTGATGCGTCTTGGAGCCCAGATTATAGCAAATGTGGGTTGGGTATTGTGATTAGAGACTCTAGCACTTTAGTTCTCTTGGCGGTGTCTGAAGTTTCAAGTTTTGGAAGCATCTTGGAAGGGGAAGCCCTTGCAATGCGTAGCATACTTTTAGAGGCAATCTTCTTGGGAGTTGAAGCTCTTCAAGTGGAGTCTAACTCCAAGGAGGTCATCAATTATATATAG
- the LOC122060658 gene encoding uncharacterized protein LOC122060658 — MHLSHGRGGGRGQSPRHPEPSDPFVDEVLEVDDTVEDTATLIWSNTLVGYILPGKPFRKQAVMEALPTAWNTLAPIEISPIDLNRYLFHFQHPTDLDNVLEEGPWAVNGNLLMLERWKDNGGWLFQFTELWVQFHDVPLDLFSLEFSFQLATMIGTPRKSMAIQGTQFGARVQYLRCRIQIDIHNPLRQIILSKRRSDAKMEIKVKYERLPIFCYRCCLIGHRDSRCPEIFTMQRNQSGEPSSARAVERLGPNIRGSVPDK; from the coding sequence ATGCATCTAAGCCATGGTAGAGGCGGTGGCCGAGGCCAAAGCCCTCGACATCCAGAACCCTCGGACCCGTTTGTGGATGAAGTTCTCGAAGTAGATGACACAGTGGAAGATACGGCAACCCTTATTTGGTCTAATACCCTTGTTGGTTACATACTTCCAGGGAAACCTTTTCGCAAGCAGGCAGTAATGGAAGCGCTACCAACAGCATGGAACACATTAGCACCTATCGAGATATCCCCTATAGACCTGAATCGGTATCTCTTTCATTTCCAACACCCTACTGATTTAGATAACGTCCTCGAGGAAGGACCATGGGCAGTAAATGGTAATCTTCTGATGCTAGAACGATGGAAGGACAATGGTGGATGGCTATTCCAGTTCACGGAACTATGGGTGCAATTTCATGATGTTCCGCTAGATCTCTTCTCATTGGAGTTTTCATTTCAACTAGCAACCATGATTGGCACCCCTCGGAAGTCCATGGCCATTCAAGGTACTCAGTTTGGAGCTCGCGTTCAATATCTAAGGTGTCGGATTCAAATAGATATTCATAATCCTCTTCGGCAAATTATCTTGAGTAAAAGGAGATCCGATGCCAAGATGGAGATTAAAGTTAAGTATGAGCGTTTACCCATCTTTTGCTATAGATGTTGTCTAATAGGCCATAGGGACTCTCGCTGCCCTGAGATTTTCACTATGCAACGCAATCAATCTGGTGAACCTTCGTCAGCTAGAGCTGTTGAAAGACTTGGTCCCAACATACGGGGCTCGGTACCGGATAAATGA